The proteins below come from a single Parageobacillus thermoglucosidasius genomic window:
- the flhA gene encoding flagellar biosynthesis protein FlhA, which produces MQAKDLSVLLMVVLIVAMLIIPLPSWLLSVLIMINISLALLVLLTSMNMKEPLQFSIFPSLLLLLTLFRLGLNVSTTRSILSKGEAGGVVETFGTFVVGGNVVVGFVVFLILIIIQFVVITKGAERVSEVAARFTLDAMPGKQMSIDADLNAGMISEQEARQRREKIAREADFYGAMDGASKFVKGDAIAGMVIVVINMLFGMVIGVVQQGLDISEAAQRYTLLTVGDGIVSQIPALLISTATGIVVTRAASDSNLGGDIMKQLFAFPKMLYVTAGTIFLLGLFTPINDVLTIPIAGLLALGGYRFTAEAARQEAAPSQEETEEAEMDELKSPESVIQLLNVDPIEFEFGYALIPLADANQGGDLLDRIVMIRRQLALELGLVIPVVRIRDNIQLQPNEYRLKIKGNEVARGELLLDHYLAMSPGIEDDSIEGIDTVEPAFGLPAKWISEDMKDRAEMLGYTVVDPPSVVSTHITEVLKAHAHELLGRQETKQLVDHLKESYPVLVEEVTPNPLSIGEIQKVLAKLLKEKVSIRNLPLIFETLADFARMTTDTDILTEYVRQALARQITNQYVIPGEPLKVVTLSGKVEKTIADAVQQTEHGNYLSLDPALSQSIIEAIAAQLEQHPFASQTPILLCSPAVRMYVRQLTERHFPNLPILSYNELEANVEVQSVGMVDIE; this is translated from the coding sequence ATGCAAGCAAAAGATTTATCGGTGTTATTGATGGTTGTCTTAATTGTAGCAATGCTGATTATACCGCTACCGTCATGGCTGTTGAGCGTTTTGATCATGATCAATATTTCGCTTGCGCTGTTGGTTCTCCTTACATCGATGAATATGAAAGAGCCGCTACAGTTTTCGATTTTTCCGTCCTTGTTATTGCTCCTTACACTATTTCGGCTGGGGTTAAATGTTTCAACGACACGTTCGATTTTAAGCAAAGGAGAAGCGGGCGGAGTTGTTGAAACGTTCGGGACGTTTGTGGTTGGCGGCAACGTCGTCGTTGGTTTCGTCGTGTTTTTGATTTTAATTATCATTCAATTTGTCGTCATTACCAAAGGTGCTGAACGCGTCTCGGAAGTGGCGGCGCGTTTTACGCTCGATGCGATGCCGGGAAAGCAAATGAGCATTGACGCGGATTTAAACGCCGGAATGATTTCAGAACAAGAAGCGCGGCAGCGCCGCGAAAAAATCGCCCGCGAAGCGGATTTTTATGGAGCGATGGACGGGGCAAGCAAATTTGTCAAAGGTGACGCGATTGCCGGAATGGTGATTGTCGTCATCAACATGCTGTTTGGCATGGTGATTGGCGTCGTTCAGCAAGGCCTTGACATCTCTGAGGCAGCACAGCGCTATACGCTGTTGACCGTCGGCGATGGAATTGTCAGCCAAATTCCCGCATTATTAATCTCAACGGCGACAGGCATTGTCGTGACAAGAGCCGCATCGGATAGCAATCTCGGCGGCGATATTATGAAACAGCTGTTTGCGTTTCCGAAAATGCTGTATGTGACAGCAGGAACGATTTTCTTATTAGGTTTGTTCACGCCAATTAATGATGTGCTTACGATTCCCATCGCCGGTTTGCTGGCGCTTGGCGGATATCGTTTCACCGCAGAAGCGGCCCGCCAGGAAGCGGCGCCTTCGCAAGAAGAAACGGAAGAGGCAGAAATGGATGAATTGAAAAGCCCTGAAAGTGTTATTCAACTGCTGAATGTCGATCCGATTGAGTTTGAGTTTGGCTATGCTTTAATTCCGCTAGCTGATGCGAACCAAGGCGGCGATTTGCTTGACCGGATTGTCATGATCCGCCGGCAGCTTGCCCTGGAGCTGGGGTTAGTCATTCCGGTCGTCCGCATACGCGATAATATTCAACTTCAGCCGAATGAGTATCGCTTGAAAATTAAAGGAAATGAAGTAGCGCGCGGTGAGCTGCTCTTAGATCATTATTTAGCGATGAGCCCAGGAATTGAAGATGATTCCATCGAAGGGATCGATACGGTGGAGCCGGCGTTTGGGCTTCCGGCAAAATGGATTTCTGAAGATATGAAAGACCGGGCGGAAATGCTGGGCTATACCGTTGTGGATCCGCCGTCCGTTGTTTCCACGCATATTACAGAAGTGCTAAAAGCGCATGCACATGAATTGTTAGGGCGCCAAGAAACGAAACAACTTGTCGATCATTTAAAAGAATCATATCCGGTATTAGTAGAAGAAGTAACTCCGAACCCGCTGTCGATCGGCGAGATACAAAAAGTATTAGCGAAACTGTTAAAAGAAAAAGTATCGATCCGGAATTTGCCGCTCATTTTTGAAACATTGGCTGATTTTGCCCGCATGACGACAGATACGGACATATTGACGGAATACGTGCGGCAAGCATTAGCGCGGCAAATTACGAATCAATATGTTATTCCAGGAGAGCCGCTAAAAGTCGTTACCTTATCGGGAAAAGTCGAAAAAACGATTGCCGACGCAGTACAACAGACCGAACACGGCAATTATTTATCGCTTGATCCGGCGTTGTCGCAGTCGATCATCGAAGCGATTGCCGCGCAACTTGAACAGCATCCGTTTGCCAGCCAAACGCCGATTTTGCTTTGTTCCCCTGCTGTGCGCATGTATGTGCGGCAATTGACAGAACGACATTTTCCAAACTTGCCGATTTTATCTTACAATGAACTTGAGGCGAATGTGGAAGTCCAAAGCGTTGGGATGGTGGATATAGAATGA
- the flhF gene encoding flagellar biosynthesis protein FlhF, with the protein MKVKKFVAPSMPEAMKMIRAELGNDAVILNSKVVRKGGFLGLFTKKNIEVIAAVDPQPARQSADRKKEVSSFSTSFLAEKKREEDAELLQELKELKTMLKQLSTNVRAGFSHYPGPLNEVHHLLANQEVSAPLVQEIMADLLDRWYTSGGNATEKQVFAWAKEIIKEKLSPLPFGGISFQKKYINVVGPTGVGKTTTLAKIAAHCVLHHRKNIAFITTDTYRIAAIDQLKTYAKILNVPLEVCYNLQDFHEAKKKLSDRDVVLIDTAGRNFRHPQYVKDLQSIIDFDEEMETFLVFALTAKYDDMKAIYEQFSLIPIDRFIFTKLDETTRYGAMLNLMMEYKVGASYLTNGQNVPDDMMEASVEHIINMLFGVERV; encoded by the coding sequence ATGAAAGTAAAAAAATTTGTGGCGCCGTCGATGCCGGAAGCGATGAAAATGATCCGTGCCGAATTGGGAAACGATGCGGTGATTTTAAATTCAAAAGTCGTGCGGAAAGGCGGATTTTTGGGGCTGTTTACTAAAAAAAATATTGAGGTAATAGCCGCCGTTGATCCGCAGCCTGCGCGCCAAAGCGCGGACAGAAAAAAAGAGGTGTCCTCCTTTTCCACCTCGTTTCTCGCTGAGAAAAAGCGGGAAGAAGATGCGGAGTTGCTTCAGGAACTGAAAGAGTTAAAAACGATGTTAAAACAGCTGTCAACGAACGTCCGCGCCGGCTTTTCCCACTATCCGGGACCGTTGAATGAAGTGCACCACCTGCTGGCAAACCAAGAAGTTTCTGCCCCGCTTGTGCAAGAAATCATGGCGGATTTGCTTGACCGGTGGTACACCAGCGGCGGAAATGCGACGGAAAAACAAGTGTTCGCTTGGGCAAAAGAAATAATAAAGGAAAAATTGTCACCGCTTCCGTTCGGCGGAATCTCCTTTCAGAAAAAATATATTAATGTCGTCGGGCCTACCGGGGTGGGAAAAACGACGACATTGGCCAAAATTGCAGCACACTGTGTTTTGCATCATAGAAAAAACATAGCATTTATTACAACAGATACGTATCGGATAGCCGCCATTGATCAATTGAAAACATATGCGAAAATTTTAAATGTGCCGCTCGAAGTTTGTTATAACTTGCAAGATTTCCATGAAGCGAAGAAAAAGCTGTCTGACCGCGACGTTGTGCTTATTGACACAGCAGGGCGAAATTTCCGTCATCCGCAATATGTCAAAGATTTGCAAAGTATTATCGATTTTGACGAAGAAATGGAGACATTTCTCGTATTTGCGTTGACGGCAAAATATGACGATATGAAAGCCATTTATGAACAATTTTCTCTCATTCCGATTGATCGCTTCATTTTTACAAAATTAGATGAAACGACCCGCTATGGCGCGATGTTAAATTTAATGATGGAATATAAAGTAGGGGCGTCTTACTTAACAAACGGTCAAAACGTTCCCGACGATATGATGGAAGCATCTGTTGAACACATTATCAATATGTTGTTTGGAGTCGAACGAGTATGA
- a CDS encoding MinD/ParA family protein, which yields MRDQAESLRLRLSRQNERKKETKSIAITSGKGGVGKSNVSLNFSIMLSKRGFRVLLLDMDIGMGNIDILLGQSSSATIIDLFYKRLSLYELIKNGPENISFIAGGTGLANVFTMDDEKIDYFLTQLQLVSEQYDYLIFDMGAGISEDRLRLLKAVHEVFIVTTPEPTAVTDAYAMMKYIHMQEKNVPFYVIVNRAQTEQEGWDTLQRLKRVAKQFLGKDIIPLGILPEDRSVSKAVVRQTPFLLFDPVSKVSRAMHMLTDRYLSARFIDEERARRPLNFFARLRHFLLER from the coding sequence ATGAGAGATCAGGCGGAAAGCTTACGGTTGCGATTAAGTAGGCAAAACGAACGGAAAAAGGAGACAAAATCGATTGCAATCACCAGCGGAAAAGGCGGAGTTGGCAAATCAAACGTTTCGCTGAATTTTTCAATCATGCTGTCCAAACGAGGTTTCCGCGTGTTGTTGCTTGACATGGATATCGGGATGGGAAACATCGATATTTTGCTCGGCCAATCGTCAAGCGCGACGATCATTGATTTATTTTACAAACGGCTTTCTCTGTACGAACTGATTAAAAACGGTCCGGAAAATATTTCGTTTATTGCCGGGGGAACGGGACTGGCAAACGTGTTTACAATGGATGATGAAAAAATCGACTACTTTTTGACACAGTTACAATTGGTTTCTGAACAATACGACTATTTGATTTTCGATATGGGAGCGGGGATTTCCGAAGACCGCCTCCGTCTTTTAAAAGCGGTTCATGAAGTTTTTATCGTCACGACACCGGAGCCAACAGCGGTTACGGATGCGTATGCGATGATGAAATATATTCATATGCAGGAAAAGAATGTCCCGTTTTATGTCATTGTCAACCGGGCCCAAACAGAGCAAGAAGGATGGGACACGCTCCAGCGGTTGAAACGTGTGGCGAAGCAATTTCTTGGTAAAGATATCATTCCGTTGGGCATTTTGCCGGAAGACCGTTCTGTCTCTAAGGCAGTGGTGCGGCAAACTCCGTTTTTGTTGTTCGACCCTGTTTCCAAAGTTAGCCGCGCTATGCATATGTTGACCGACCGTTATTTGTCGGCGCGTTTCATCGATGAAGAGCGGGCCCGTCGTCCGTTGAACTTCTTTGCTAGACTGCGGCATTTTCTTTTAGAAAGGTAG
- a CDS encoding protein-glutamate methylesterase/protein-glutamine glutaminase yields the protein MSKVKVLVVDDSAFMRKLITNFLSESPQIEVVGTAKNGKEALEKAALLKPDVVTLDVEMPVMNGLEALKQLMKNHPLPVVMLSSTTTEGAENTITAMQYGAIDFVAKPSGVISLDLYKVKEELINKVLLASRANVRAISLDNTGEIRKHQRIRTFHDRKNQRKKIVCIGTSTGGPRALQQVLTKLPENIAAPIMVVQHMPKGFTKSLAQRLDSLSLIAVKEAEDGETLQNGTAYIAPGGFHLLVHQEKGALTACVEQSPPRNGHRPSVDVLFESISALTDYEKIAVIMTGMGSDGTAGLQRLKESGNTKVIAEDETTAVVFGMPKAAIQANVVDIVVPLEQIAEMIAKYVEG from the coding sequence ATGAGCAAGGTGAAAGTTCTCGTTGTGGATGATTCCGCTTTTATGCGGAAGCTGATTACTAATTTTCTTTCCGAAAGCCCACAAATTGAAGTAGTCGGAACGGCGAAAAACGGCAAGGAAGCGTTGGAGAAAGCTGCCTTGCTAAAGCCGGATGTTGTGACATTGGATGTCGAGATGCCGGTGATGAATGGGCTTGAAGCGCTTAAACAATTGATGAAAAACCATCCGCTTCCTGTTGTGATGCTATCAAGCACGACGACAGAAGGCGCGGAAAATACGATCACTGCGATGCAATATGGGGCGATCGACTTTGTCGCGAAACCGTCTGGCGTCATTTCGCTAGATTTATATAAAGTGAAAGAAGAATTGATAAACAAGGTGTTGCTGGCAAGCCGCGCCAACGTGCGGGCGATATCCTTGGACAACACGGGCGAAATAAGGAAACACCAACGGATAAGAACGTTTCATGATCGGAAAAATCAGCGCAAAAAAATCGTTTGCATCGGAACGTCGACAGGAGGGCCACGCGCGTTGCAGCAAGTGTTGACGAAATTGCCGGAAAATATCGCCGCACCGATTATGGTTGTTCAACATATGCCAAAAGGGTTTACAAAATCATTGGCGCAAAGGCTTGATTCGCTTTCACTGATCGCCGTGAAAGAGGCGGAAGACGGGGAAACGCTGCAAAACGGCACCGCATATATTGCGCCCGGCGGGTTTCATCTATTAGTGCACCAAGAAAAAGGAGCGCTTACTGCTTGCGTGGAACAGTCGCCGCCGCGAAACGGCCATCGCCCATCAGTAGATGTGCTGTTTGAGTCGATAAGCGCATTGACAGACTACGAAAAAATAGCGGTGATTATGACAGGGATGGGTTCAGACGGAACGGCGGGATTGCAGCGATTGAAAGAAAGCGGAAATACAAAAGTGATCGCTGAAGATGAAACAACGGCGGTCGTGTTTGGGATGCCGAAAGCAGCGATTCAAGCAAACGTAGTGGATATCGTTGTGCCTTTGGAGCAAATAGCGGAAATGATTGCTAAATATGTTGAGGGGTAA
- a CDS encoding chemotaxis protein CheA, whose product MDMSQYLEIFIDESKEHLQTINEQLLELEKTPEDMTIVNEIFRSAHTLKGMSATMGFEDLANLTHQMENVLDGIRNHKITVTSEILDVVFQAVDHLEAMIMSIAEGGDGKRDVKEVVERLKRIERGELPAELAAATAAESPSSSASFSQTYGEFEYNVLQQSKEQGFSAYEIRVKLRDDCLLKAARVFMVFEALNEMGEVIKSNPSVEMLEEEQFDQEFVVTVVSKKSAEELYERIMKVSEIEEVDVVPFDVEERKKTDAAEAAQAEARQQEAATVQAKQQKQTKDSSEPNVAAKQSASTNKTIRVNIERLDILMNLFEELVIDRGRLEQISRELNHPELHETVERMSRISSDLQNIILNMRMVPVETVFNRFPRMVRQLARELGKKVNLEIIGAETELDRTVIDEIGDPLVHLLRNAIDHGIETPDVRRASGKPEEGTVKLKAYHSGNHVFIEIEDDGAGINRDKVLRKAIDKGIVSKQNAENLTDRQIYELIFAPGFSTADKISDISGRGVGLDVVKSTIESLGGTVTVDSEEGSGSIFSIQLPLTLSIISVLLVEIQQEKYAIPLSSIIETAIIKKEDIFHTHNQQVIDFRGKVVPLVFLKEIFEIPTVTEEEEFVSVVIVRKGEKMAGLVVDSFIGQQEVVLKSLGNYLTSVFAISGATILGDGQVALIIDCNSLIK is encoded by the coding sequence ATGGACATGAGTCAATATTTGGAAATTTTCATTGATGAAAGCAAAGAGCATTTGCAAACGATCAATGAACAGTTGCTGGAATTGGAAAAAACGCCTGAGGACATGACGATTGTTAACGAAATTTTCCGCTCAGCGCATACGCTGAAGGGAATGTCAGCGACAATGGGGTTTGAGGATTTAGCGAATTTGACCCACCAAATGGAAAATGTGCTTGACGGAATTCGCAACCATAAAATTACCGTTACTTCGGAAATATTAGATGTCGTCTTTCAAGCAGTTGATCATTTGGAAGCGATGATTATGTCCATTGCGGAGGGCGGCGATGGCAAGCGCGATGTAAAAGAAGTAGTGGAACGATTAAAGCGGATTGAACGAGGAGAATTACCGGCTGAATTGGCAGCGGCAACAGCAGCGGAGAGTCCAAGTTCTTCTGCATCCTTTTCCCAAACTTACGGAGAATTTGAATACAATGTGTTGCAACAATCAAAAGAGCAAGGCTTTTCCGCATATGAAATACGCGTCAAATTGCGGGACGATTGTTTATTAAAAGCGGCGCGCGTGTTTATGGTTTTTGAGGCGTTAAATGAAATGGGAGAAGTGATTAAATCAAATCCATCTGTTGAGATGCTGGAAGAGGAGCAGTTTGACCAAGAATTCGTCGTAACCGTTGTATCGAAAAAATCCGCTGAAGAATTATACGAACGGATTATGAAAGTTTCTGAGATTGAAGAAGTGGACGTCGTGCCGTTTGATGTTGAGGAGCGGAAGAAAACGGACGCTGCTGAAGCCGCCCAAGCGGAAGCACGGCAGCAAGAAGCAGCAACGGTCCAAGCCAAGCAGCAAAAACAAACGAAAGATTCTTCTGAGCCAAACGTAGCGGCAAAACAGTCTGCATCAACGAATAAAACGATACGCGTCAATATTGAACGCCTCGATATTTTAATGAACTTATTCGAAGAACTTGTCATCGACCGCGGGCGCTTGGAACAAATTTCCCGGGAATTGAATCATCCTGAGCTTCATGAAACGGTGGAACGAATGTCACGCATTTCCAGTGATTTGCAAAATATTATTTTAAATATGCGCATGGTGCCGGTCGAAACGGTTTTTAACCGTTTTCCGCGCATGGTCCGCCAGCTGGCGCGTGAATTAGGGAAAAAAGTAAATCTGGAAATCATCGGCGCGGAAACAGAGCTTGACCGCACAGTGATTGACGAAATCGGAGACCCGCTCGTTCACTTGCTCCGCAATGCGATTGACCATGGCATTGAAACGCCGGATGTGCGCCGGGCAAGCGGCAAACCGGAAGAAGGAACGGTCAAACTGAAAGCATATCATAGCGGCAATCATGTGTTTATTGAAATAGAGGACGATGGCGCCGGCATTAATCGTGATAAAGTGTTGCGAAAAGCGATCGATAAAGGCATCGTTTCCAAACAAAACGCCGAAAATTTAACAGACAGACAAATATATGAGCTTATTTTCGCTCCCGGTTTTTCAACAGCAGATAAAATTTCCGATATTTCTGGACGCGGCGTCGGACTGGATGTTGTCAAAAGCACGATCGAATCACTTGGCGGCACGGTTACGGTGGATTCTGAAGAAGGAAGTGGCTCCATCTTTTCGATTCAGCTTCCGCTAACATTGTCGATTATTTCCGTATTGCTTGTTGAAATTCAACAAGAAAAATATGCGATTCCGCTGTCGTCTATTATTGAAACGGCGATCATAAAAAAAGAAGACATTTTTCACACACATAACCAGCAAGTCATTGATTTTCGCGGAAAAGTTGTCCCGCTTGTATTCTTGAAAGAAATTTTTGAAATACCGACTGTTACAGAAGAGGAAGAGTTTGTTTCGGTTGTTATCGTCCGCAAAGGGGAAAAAATGGCCGGCCTTGTGGTGGATTCGTTCATCGGGCAGCAGGAAGTCGTCTTGAAATCGCTAGGAAACTATTTAACTTCCGTGTTTGCCATTTCCGGCGCAACGATATTGGGGGATGGGCAAGTAGCGCTTATTATTGATTGCAATTCGTTAATCAAATAA
- a CDS encoding chemotaxis protein CheW: MAAVQEAELKVIVFQLKNEEYALPVQFVRSIEKIQHITRVPRTAHYVKGVINLRGVVTPIIDLRERFGFPSVPYSEQTRIIIVALQDVEVGLIVDAASDVLDVPTSSIEPPPETIEAVEVDYIHGVAKIGRRLLILLNLEKVLGTESRLS, translated from the coding sequence ATGGCTGCCGTTCAAGAGGCAGAATTGAAAGTCATTGTCTTTCAGTTGAAAAATGAAGAATATGCGCTCCCTGTTCAATTCGTTCGTTCCATTGAAAAAATTCAGCATATAACTCGTGTTCCTCGCACGGCGCATTACGTGAAAGGAGTTATTAATCTGCGCGGTGTCGTGACACCGATTATTGACTTAAGGGAACGGTTTGGTTTTCCGTCTGTTCCTTATTCTGAGCAAACGCGGATTATTATCGTTGCGCTTCAAGATGTAGAAGTCGGATTGATTGTCGACGCTGCCAGCGATGTGCTCGATGTGCCAACTTCCAGCATTGAACCGCCGCCAGAAACGATTGAAGCGGTGGAAGTCGATTATATTCACGGGGTGGCGAAAATCGGAAGACGGTTGCTCATTTTGTTAAATTTAGAGAAAGTGCTTGGGACGGAAAGCCGTTTATCATAA
- a CDS encoding chemotaxis protein CheC, which produces MEHFKQLSGTHIDILKEIGNIGAGNAATALSKLLNKKIEMAVPHVQIATFNETMELIGGAEQVVACVYLRIEGDAPGNMFFVLSLAQAARFIQQMTGDETSSLLDGHLSELGRSALQELGNILAGSYLSALADFTNLNLYSSVPMLTIDMIGAILQYGLLELSRVGDYAILIDTALYDERRPEDSVNGHFFLLPDPDSFASIFHALGVDLS; this is translated from the coding sequence ATGGAACATTTTAAGCAATTAAGTGGCACCCATATTGATATTTTAAAAGAAATTGGCAATATCGGGGCGGGAAACGCAGCGACAGCGTTGTCCAAACTATTGAATAAAAAAATCGAAATGGCTGTGCCGCATGTGCAAATTGCGACATTTAATGAAACGATGGAGCTGATCGGCGGCGCGGAACAAGTAGTGGCATGCGTTTATTTGCGCATTGAAGGGGATGCGCCGGGGAATATGTTTTTCGTGCTTTCATTAGCACAGGCGGCGCGGTTTATCCAGCAAATGACGGGCGATGAGACGTCTTCGTTGTTGGATGGACATCTGTCAGAGTTAGGACGATCAGCGTTGCAAGAGTTAGGAAATATCCTTGCCGGCTCTTATCTTTCCGCATTGGCTGATTTTACTAATTTAAACTTATATTCGTCTGTTCCGATGTTGACCATTGATATGATTGGAGCGATTTTGCAATATGGGTTGCTCGAATTGTCTCGCGTTGGCGATTATGCGATTCTTATCGACACTGCTTTGTATGATGAGCGGCGCCCAGAAGACAGTGTCAATGGCCATTTCTTCTTGCTTCCCGATCCAGATTCGTTCGCTTCCATTTTTCACGCGCTGGGTGTGGATCTTTCATGA
- a CDS encoding chemotaxis protein CheD, which yields MSETVHVVKVGIADMNVVHAPNVIRTSGLGSCVGVVIFDHVKEVAGLAHVMLPDSSMARTETINVAKYADTAVEALIRLVVRAGGRKEMLKAKMAGGAQMFSFSSKSTDAMRIGERNVEALRQQLNRFRIPIVAEDVGGSSGRTIEFNPKTTILSIRTVNQGIKEI from the coding sequence ATGAGCGAGACCGTTCATGTCGTGAAAGTTGGCATTGCGGATATGAACGTTGTGCATGCACCAAATGTAATACGAACATCTGGATTGGGATCATGTGTCGGCGTCGTAATTTTCGATCATGTTAAAGAAGTGGCAGGGTTGGCACATGTGATGCTCCCTGATTCTTCCATGGCGAGAACGGAAACGATTAATGTCGCCAAATATGCGGATACAGCGGTCGAAGCGTTAATCCGCCTCGTTGTCCGGGCGGGAGGAAGAAAGGAGATGCTTAAGGCAAAAATGGCTGGCGGGGCGCAAATGTTTTCCTTTTCGTCCAAAAGCACGGATGCGATGCGAATTGGTGAAAGAAACGTTGAGGCGCTTAGACAGCAGCTGAACCGGTTCCGTATTCCGATTGTTGCGGAAGATGTCGGGGGCAGCAGCGGGCGGACGATCGAATTTAATCCGAAAACGACGATTTTATCGATTCGTACAGTGAATCAAGGGATAAAAGAGATATGA
- a CDS encoding FliA/WhiG family RNA polymerase sigma factor, producing MANVLAGEERKYWDRWIYDRDPQAGNKLVQTYMPLVHYHVQRIAASLPKNISKQELISLGLVGLYDALEKFDPSRDLKFDTYASFRIRGAIFDGLRKEDWLPRSIREKAKKIEETIEKLEQRYMRSVTAKEVADELGITEAEVYTVVNEHFFANVLSFQHVATENDEEENALLAIRDEKTLSPEEEVLKQELYEKLAEVIQQLSEKEQLVISLFYKEELTFTEIGEILGLSTSRISQLHSKAIFKLRKILEQAL from the coding sequence ATGGCGAACGTTTTAGCAGGAGAAGAGCGCAAATATTGGGATCGTTGGATATATGACCGTGATCCACAAGCTGGAAATAAGCTCGTGCAAACATATATGCCGCTTGTTCATTATCACGTTCAGCGAATCGCTGCATCGCTGCCGAAAAATATAAGCAAACAAGAGTTGATCAGCCTTGGATTAGTCGGGCTTTACGACGCGCTTGAAAAATTTGACCCCTCCCGTGATTTAAAGTTTGACACATATGCTTCGTTTCGCATCCGCGGTGCGATTTTTGACGGACTCCGCAAAGAAGATTGGCTTCCGCGCAGCATAAGGGAAAAAGCGAAAAAAATTGAAGAGACGATCGAGAAACTGGAACAGCGCTACATGCGGTCCGTTACTGCAAAAGAAGTCGCTGATGAATTAGGAATCACAGAAGCGGAAGTATATACGGTAGTCAATGAGCATTTCTTTGCAAATGTCTTATCCTTTCAACATGTCGCGACAGAAAACGACGAAGAAGAAAACGCGCTGTTAGCGATCCGTGATGAAAAAACGCTTTCTCCGGAGGAAGAAGTCTTAAAACAGGAATTATATGAAAAATTAGCGGAAGTCATTCAACAGCTAAGCGAAAAAGAGCAGCTTGTCATCAGCTTGTTTTATAAAGAAGAGCTTACCTTTACAGAAATCGGAGAAATTTTAGGGCTTTCCACCTCAAGAATTTCCCAGCTCCATTCTAAAGCGATTTTTAAGTTGCGAAAAATTTTGGAACAGGCGCTTTAG
- the rpsB gene encoding 30S ribosomal protein S2 translates to MSVISMKQLLEAGVHFGHQTRRWNPKMKKYIFTERNGIYIIDLQKTVKKMEEAYNFAKELAANGGKILFVGTKKQAQESVKEEAERCGMFYVNQRWLGGTLTNFATIQKRIKRLKEIEKMEEDGIFDVLPKKEVIRLKKEQERLEKFLGGIKEMKELPDALFVIDPRKERIAVAEARKLNIPIIGIVDTNCDPDEIDYVIPANDDAIRAVKLLTSKIADAVLEAKQGEEAVVAAE, encoded by the coding sequence ATGTCAGTTATTTCCATGAAGCAATTGCTTGAAGCAGGTGTTCATTTCGGACATCAAACTCGCCGTTGGAACCCAAAAATGAAAAAATATATTTTCACAGAACGCAACGGCATTTATATTATCGACTTGCAAAAAACCGTCAAAAAAATGGAAGAAGCATATAATTTTGCGAAAGAATTAGCAGCAAATGGCGGTAAAATTTTGTTTGTCGGTACGAAAAAACAAGCGCAAGAGTCTGTGAAAGAAGAAGCAGAACGCTGCGGCATGTTTTATGTGAACCAACGCTGGTTAGGCGGCACGTTAACCAACTTTGCAACGATCCAAAAGCGGATTAAGCGTCTGAAAGAAATTGAAAAAATGGAAGAAGACGGTATCTTTGACGTGCTTCCGAAAAAAGAAGTCATCCGCTTGAAAAAAGAGCAAGAACGTTTAGAGAAGTTTTTAGGCGGCATTAAAGAGATGAAAGAATTGCCGGACGCATTGTTTGTCATTGATCCGCGCAAAGAGCGCATCGCGGTTGCGGAAGCGCGCAAATTAAATATTCCGATTATCGGCATTGTTGATACCAACTGCGATCCGGATGAAATTGACTATGTCATTCCAGCAAATGACGATGCGATTCGCGCCGTTAAACTTCTCACTTCCAAAATTGCCGATGCGGTATTGGAAGCAAAACAAGGCGAAGAAGCAGTCGTCGCAGCTGAGTAA